A genome region from candidate division KSB1 bacterium includes the following:
- a CDS encoding cytochrome c maturation protein CcmE: MNLKIFIGLIIIIGAASFLIFSGVRDTFVYYTTISELKAKDMPDERGIRVSGTIDPSSIRWQPDSLELYFKLTENDDTLEVYYHGAIPDQLSTAQVVVAEGRLNGHNFKASKLLLKCPSKYEQKSSTEHFNAGTP, encoded by the coding sequence ATGAATCTCAAAATTTTCATCGGATTGATCATTATTATCGGCGCCGCATCGTTCCTGATTTTCAGCGGGGTGCGGGACACCTTTGTCTATTATACCACCATCTCCGAACTCAAGGCAAAAGACATGCCTGACGAACGCGGAATCCGGGTCAGCGGAACCATTGATCCGTCATCCATCCGCTGGCAGCCGGACAGTCTGGAGCTGTATTTCAAATTGACCGAGAATGACGACACCCTTGAGGTCTATTATCACGGGGCCATTCCCGACCAACTGAGCACGGCTCAGGTCGTGGTCGCAGAAGGACGCCTGAATGGACACAATTTCAAGGCATCAAAACTGCTTTTAAAATGTCCGTCAAAATACGAACAAAAATCGTCCACAGAGCATTTTAATGCCGGCACACCTTAG
- a CDS encoding glycosyltransferase family A protein — MKNTLKISIILPVYNRRHLISRAIDSVQRQTFENWELLIIDDGSTDGVKEDILPLTEIDNRIRFLSQRRTGPAETRNRGIRKGSGFYITFIDSDDQYHRDHLQVRYEFMQTHPHVDVIHGGVALIGPEEKQWVVDANDPGRKIHLSECYMAATLFGKRDVFIQSGGFKPLRYSAESEFIPRLEENFQVEVVPFPTYCYHIGLSDSICAIKANETN; from the coding sequence ATGAAAAACACGTTGAAAATATCCATTATACTACCCGTATACAATCGACGGCATTTGATCAGCCGGGCTATTGATTCTGTGCAAAGGCAGACGTTTGAAAACTGGGAATTGTTGATCATTGATGACGGCAGCACGGACGGCGTCAAAGAGGATATTCTGCCGTTAACTGAAATAGATAACCGTATCCGGTTCTTGTCACAACGGCGGACAGGTCCGGCCGAAACCCGGAACCGCGGGATCAGGAAAGGCTCAGGATTTTATATTACGTTTATCGATTCGGATGATCAGTATCATCGAGATCATTTACAGGTGCGATATGAATTTATGCAAACACATCCGCATGTGGACGTGATCCACGGCGGCGTGGCGCTGATTGGTCCCGAGGAAAAGCAGTGGGTCGTGGACGCCAATGATCCCGGTCGGAAGATTCATTTAAGTGAATGCTATATGGCGGCCACGCTGTTTGGAAAACGGGATGTTTTTATACAAAGCGGCGGTTTCAAACCGCTGCGTTATTCCGCCGAGTCGGAATTTATCCCGCGGCTTGAGGAGAATTTTCAGGTTGAGGTGGTCCCGTTTCCAACTTATTGTTACCATATCGGATTATCGGACAGTATATGCGCCATCAAAGCGAATGAAACGAATTGA
- the alr gene encoding alanine racemase, which produces MDKMYRPAWIDVDLDALELNIKAIQTYLEDTRLLAVVKADAYGLGAVPVARLYEQLGVDYLGVVTLDEAVELRDAGIRCPVLNMGPIFPDQAEVVIRYSIEQMVYRETVAKALSDAASEKAVIHVKVDTGMSRYGVPFDSAPDFIRKCAALPGLQLRGVFSHLAMSDALDKSFAHLQIERLEQVRRNLDLNIPIWHMVNSGGALDLPQAHYDMVRVGLMTYGYFPSDHVRRPFTLKPAMHVRTRIASVREIHRGDSVGYGRKYMAENDETIAVLPVGYADGYSRNLSKIGQVLCRGKLLPVIGGLCMDAGFVKITELPDVEVGEVITLMGVDHDMEISPHFIADLSGTVSYEVMSTFGRRLPRVYVKDGKPVDIVNYLRQGGNEE; this is translated from the coding sequence ATGGACAAGATGTACCGGCCTGCCTGGATTGATGTGGACCTGGATGCCCTGGAATTGAATATAAAGGCAATCCAAACGTATCTGGAAGATACACGTTTGCTGGCTGTGGTCAAAGCCGACGCCTATGGGCTGGGCGCTGTGCCGGTGGCCCGACTGTATGAACAGCTCGGGGTGGATTATCTGGGGGTGGTCACACTGGATGAGGCGGTTGAATTGCGGGACGCCGGGATCCGATGCCCTGTTCTGAATATGGGACCGATTTTTCCGGATCAGGCAGAGGTGGTGATTCGTTATTCGATTGAACAGATGGTTTACCGGGAAACAGTGGCAAAGGCGCTTTCAGATGCCGCTTCCGAAAAAGCGGTTATCCATGTCAAAGTGGATACCGGTATGAGCCGCTACGGCGTGCCGTTTGATTCTGCTCCTGATTTTATTCGAAAATGCGCTGCCCTGCCTGGACTTCAGCTCCGGGGTGTGTTTTCGCATCTGGCCATGTCCGATGCCCTTGATAAAAGTTTTGCTCATCTGCAGATCGAACGGCTGGAGCAGGTGCGGAGAAATCTTGATTTGAATATTCCGATCTGGCATATGGTAAACAGCGGCGGCGCACTGGATCTGCCGCAGGCGCATTATGATATGGTGCGTGTGGGACTGATGACCTATGGTTATTTCCCTTCCGACCATGTGCGTCGGCCGTTTACGTTGAAACCGGCCATGCATGTGCGGACACGCATTGCCTCTGTGCGCGAGATTCACCGCGGTGATAGCGTGGGCTATGGCCGAAAGTATATGGCGGAGAATGACGAAACCATCGCTGTACTGCCTGTCGGCTATGCCGATGGATACTCGCGCAATTTGAGCAAGATTGGACAGGTCCTTTGCCGGGGCAAATTGCTGCCGGTCATAGGCGGATTGTGTATGGATGCGGGATTTGTCAAAATTACCGAACTGCCGGATGTTGAAGTCGGTGAGGTGATAACGCTGATGGGGGTTGATCACGACATGGAAATTTCTCCGCACTTTATCGCTGATTTGAGCGGAACCGTCTCTTATGAAGTCATGTCAACATTCGGACGCCGTCTGCCGCGCGTCTATGTCAAAGACGGGAAACCGGTTGATATCGTCAATTATCTGAGACAAGGCGGCAACGAAGAATAA
- the cdaA gene encoding diadenylate cyclase CdaA — MRFTLFQIGFLPVTIMDIVDITLMSFIIYRLYRFLRGTRGVQMMVGLIILIVASALAPLLQLKGLGWIFENLRTVWLLAFVILFQPEIRRLLIYIGQSRLVRTFVQISESRIIDQVVDATVALQDRGYGALIVLVRETGIRSIIESGTRIQAEVTTPLLISIFNPRSPLHDGAVIIQNDLIEAAKCLLPISEEEYGDLEFGTRHKAALTLSQDSDTMIIVVSEERGQISIAIGGELQIDLSTAELKKVLVEGFRYGDTKVK, encoded by the coding sequence ATGAGATTCACTCTGTTTCAAATCGGTTTTCTCCCCGTCACCATCATGGATATCGTCGATATCACCTTGATGTCGTTTATAATTTATCGACTCTATCGCTTTCTCAGAGGGACGCGCGGCGTACAGATGATGGTAGGACTGATCATCCTGATTGTGGCCTCGGCACTGGCGCCGCTTTTGCAGCTCAAAGGCCTGGGCTGGATTTTTGAAAACCTGCGTACGGTGTGGCTTTTGGCATTTGTAATTTTATTTCAGCCCGAAATCCGGAGATTGTTGATCTATATCGGACAAAGCCGACTGGTTCGAACCTTTGTACAAATCAGCGAAAGCCGGATTATCGATCAGGTCGTGGATGCCACGGTTGCGCTGCAGGACCGAGGCTACGGCGCCCTGATTGTTCTGGTGCGCGAAACCGGTATCCGCAGTATTATCGAAAGCGGCACGCGCATTCAGGCCGAAGTCACCACACCTTTGCTGATCTCCATTTTCAATCCCCGATCCCCCCTGCACGACGGCGCCGTCATCATTCAAAATGACTTGATTGAAGCGGCTAAATGTCTGCTGCCGATCTCTGAAGAAGAATACGGCGACCTGGAATTCGGCACCCGGCATAAAGCAGCCCTCACCCTGTCCCAGGATTCCGATACCATGATTATCGTGGTATCAGAAGAACGCGGACAAATTTCCATCGCGATCGGCGGAGAACTGCAGATTGATTTGTCGACAGCTGAACTGAAAAAAGTGCTGGTGGAAGGATTCCGCTACGGCGACACCAAGGTCAAATAA
- the folP gene encoding dihydropteroate synthase, with protein sequence MTRTSTYTWSCASRSISIGTRTLIMGVLNVTPDSFSDGGAYANIDRAVQHALDMHARGADMIDIGGESSRPGAEPVSEAEELNRTIPVIRALRVKLDCPISIDTTKSAVAKAAIQSGADIINDISACRLDPDMIPLTAETGAGVVLMHMQGDPRSMQKNPQYTDVVHDIIALLQKHIDDLLALHIKPDQLIVDPGIGFGKSVADNYELLRRLHEFKTLDRPILVGPSRKSFIGKLLDLPPQERLEGTLAAAVAAIMNGADILRVHDVQAVQRAVRVTDAITGKLLVDKL encoded by the coding sequence ATGACACGCACCTCTACATATACCTGGTCCTGCGCGTCCCGATCCATCAGCATCGGGACGCGCACCCTGATTATGGGGGTGCTGAACGTCACACCGGACAGTTTTTCCGACGGCGGCGCCTATGCCAACATTGACCGTGCTGTTCAGCATGCCCTTGATATGCATGCCCGGGGCGCCGATATGATTGATATCGGCGGCGAGTCATCCCGTCCCGGCGCGGAGCCGGTGTCTGAAGCGGAAGAACTGAACCGCACCATTCCGGTGATCCGGGCATTGCGCGTAAAACTGGATTGTCCGATCTCCATAGATACGACCAAATCGGCAGTGGCAAAAGCAGCCATTCAATCCGGCGCTGATATCATTAATGACATCAGCGCCTGCCGTCTCGATCCGGATATGATTCCTCTAACAGCGGAAACCGGGGCCGGAGTGGTGCTCATGCATATGCAGGGCGACCCTCGCAGCATGCAGAAAAACCCGCAGTACACGGACGTGGTTCATGATATAATCGCGCTTCTGCAGAAACACATCGATGATCTGCTGGCGCTTCACATCAAACCGGATCAGCTGATCGTCGATCCGGGTATTGGCTTTGGTAAAAGCGTTGCAGATAATTACGAATTACTGCGCCGACTGCACGAATTCAAAACCCTGGACCGTCCGATTCTGGTCGGCCCGTCGCGCAAATCCTTTATCGGAAAGCTTCTCGATCTTCCGCCGCAGGAACGTCTGGAGGGTACCCTTGCCGCAGCTGTAGCTGCGATTATGAACGGCGCAGATATCCTCCGCGTACATGATGTCCAGGCCGTGCAGAGAGCAGTACGGGTTACTGATGCAATAACCGGAAAACTATTAGTGGACAAGTTATGA